In Euphorbia lathyris chromosome 9, ddEupLath1.1, whole genome shotgun sequence, the following are encoded in one genomic region:
- the LOC136206732 gene encoding metallothionein-like protein type 2: MLFHHTVLSHYQSDIKIIQISLLKMSCCGGNCGCGSGCKCGNGCGGCKMYPDMEKTTSEALVLGVGPVKEQFEGGEFGVAAENGGCKCGDSCTCNPCTCK, encoded by the exons ATGCTCTTTCATCATACAGTTCTTTCTCATTACCAATCAGATATCAAAATCATTCAAATTTCTCTTCTGAAAATGTCTTGCTGTGGAGGAAACTGTGGCTGCGGCTCCGGCTGCAAGTGCGGCAACGGCTGCGGAGG ATGCAAGATGTATCCTGACATGGAGAAAACCACCTCTGAGGCACTGGTTCTCGGCGTTGGACCGGTGAAGGAACAGTTCGAGGGAGGAGAATTTGGAGTGGCTGCCGAGAACGGTGGTTGCAAGTGCGGAGACTCATGCACCTGCAATCCTTGCACTTGTAAATGA